In one window of Thunnus thynnus chromosome 23, fThuThy2.1, whole genome shotgun sequence DNA:
- the kera gene encoding keratocan isoform X1 yields the protein MQTTVTSWRIRLGSEMAPLLSLLCILCLVGPVLSQDMPYEEYMAQLQACPQECRCPPNFPRAVYCDNKGLKSVPKIPPHTWYLYLQNNLIEVLSADAFRNATQLRWLNLNRNKITSEGVEEGALNAVSELAHLYMDDNLLSSVPSPLPASLEHLRLSRNRISKIPAGVFLGLDKLNLLDLQGNKLMDDAVTEVSLKGLNNLVQINLAKNQLSSMPVGLPPTTTQLFLDGNNIEKIPAGYFKELPKVAFLRLNHNKLESSGVPNNVFNVSSMLDLQLSHNQLTEMPLIPSGLEHLLLDHNKIKSVSGSNVCPVAVDAVDDSVNESVPRLRYLRLDGNDIKPPIPRDVILCFRLLRSIVI from the exons ATGCAGACCACTGTGACCAGCTGGAGAATCAG ATTGGGCAGTGAAATGGCACCTCTTCTGAGCCTTCTCTGTATCTTGTGCCTGGTCGGGCCAGTTCTCAGCCAGGATATGCCTTATGAGGAATATATGGCACAACTCCAAGCTTGCCCTCAAGAGTGTCGCTGTCCCCCTAACTTCCCTCGTGCTGTCTACTGTGACAATAAAGGCCTGAAGAGCGTCCCCAAAATTCCTCCACACACATGGTATCTCTACCTGCAGAACAATCTAATCGAGGTGCTGTCAGCAGATGCCTTCCGTAATGCCACACAGCTGCGCTGGCTGAACCTGAATCGCAACAAAATCACTAGTGAGGGAGTGGAAGAAGGTGCACTGAATGCAGTGTCTGAGCTGGCCCACCTGTACATGGATGACAACCTCTTGTCTTCTGTGCCATCTCCCCTGCCAGCCAGCCTGGAGCATCTACGTCTCTCTCGCAATCGCATCTCCAAGATCCCTGCTGGCGTCTTCTTAGGTCTGGATAAGCTAAACCTCTTGGACCTCCAGGGGAACAAGCTGATGGATGATGCTGTGACTGAAGTGAGTCTGAAGGGTCTAAACAACCTGGTACAGATCAATCTAGCAAAGAACCAGCTGAGCAGCATGCCTGTTGGCCTACCACCCACCACCACTCAGCTTTTCCTTGATGGCAATAACATTGAGAAGATCCCAGCTGGCTATTTCAAAGAATTGCCCAAAGTGGCATTTCTCAGGCTCAACCACAACAAGCTTGAAAGCAGTGGAGTTCCcaacaatgtttttaatgtctCCAGTATGTTGGACTTGCAGCTGTCCCACAATCAGCTGACCGAGATGCCCCTCATTCCCTCAGGCCTTGAGCACCTTCTCCTCGACCACAACAAGATCAAGA GTGTAAGTGGCTCCAATGTCTGCCCTGTCGCTGTTGATGCTGTGGATGACAGCGTCAATGAAAGTGTTCCTCGACTGCGCTACCTCCGACTCGATGGCAATGACATTAAGCCACCAATTCCCAGAGATGTCATTCTGTGCTTCCGTCTCCTTAGGTCCATtgtcatctaa
- the kera gene encoding keratocan isoform X2, producing MAPLLSLLCILCLVGPVLSQDMPYEEYMAQLQACPQECRCPPNFPRAVYCDNKGLKSVPKIPPHTWYLYLQNNLIEVLSADAFRNATQLRWLNLNRNKITSEGVEEGALNAVSELAHLYMDDNLLSSVPSPLPASLEHLRLSRNRISKIPAGVFLGLDKLNLLDLQGNKLMDDAVTEVSLKGLNNLVQINLAKNQLSSMPVGLPPTTTQLFLDGNNIEKIPAGYFKELPKVAFLRLNHNKLESSGVPNNVFNVSSMLDLQLSHNQLTEMPLIPSGLEHLLLDHNKIKSVSGSNVCPVAVDAVDDSVNESVPRLRYLRLDGNDIKPPIPRDVILCFRLLRSIVI from the exons ATGGCACCTCTTCTGAGCCTTCTCTGTATCTTGTGCCTGGTCGGGCCAGTTCTCAGCCAGGATATGCCTTATGAGGAATATATGGCACAACTCCAAGCTTGCCCTCAAGAGTGTCGCTGTCCCCCTAACTTCCCTCGTGCTGTCTACTGTGACAATAAAGGCCTGAAGAGCGTCCCCAAAATTCCTCCACACACATGGTATCTCTACCTGCAGAACAATCTAATCGAGGTGCTGTCAGCAGATGCCTTCCGTAATGCCACACAGCTGCGCTGGCTGAACCTGAATCGCAACAAAATCACTAGTGAGGGAGTGGAAGAAGGTGCACTGAATGCAGTGTCTGAGCTGGCCCACCTGTACATGGATGACAACCTCTTGTCTTCTGTGCCATCTCCCCTGCCAGCCAGCCTGGAGCATCTACGTCTCTCTCGCAATCGCATCTCCAAGATCCCTGCTGGCGTCTTCTTAGGTCTGGATAAGCTAAACCTCTTGGACCTCCAGGGGAACAAGCTGATGGATGATGCTGTGACTGAAGTGAGTCTGAAGGGTCTAAACAACCTGGTACAGATCAATCTAGCAAAGAACCAGCTGAGCAGCATGCCTGTTGGCCTACCACCCACCACCACTCAGCTTTTCCTTGATGGCAATAACATTGAGAAGATCCCAGCTGGCTATTTCAAAGAATTGCCCAAAGTGGCATTTCTCAGGCTCAACCACAACAAGCTTGAAAGCAGTGGAGTTCCcaacaatgtttttaatgtctCCAGTATGTTGGACTTGCAGCTGTCCCACAATCAGCTGACCGAGATGCCCCTCATTCCCTCAGGCCTTGAGCACCTTCTCCTCGACCACAACAAGATCAAGA GTGTAAGTGGCTCCAATGTCTGCCCTGTCGCTGTTGATGCTGTGGATGACAGCGTCAATGAAAGTGTTCCTCGACTGCGCTACCTCCGACTCGATGGCAATGACATTAAGCCACCAATTCCCAGAGATGTCATTCTGTGCTTCCGTCTCCTTAGGTCCATtgtcatctaa
- the LOC137175964 gene encoding uncharacterized protein — MRMLVRLVLGLFVLKAVVASPRFSRQVDLDTYDSANYDVDRDNLNLENQDIYDYEDELTIDDPQIEIGTLAPPDYNYPVPEASVEEQEEQEEEEEELPLTPQLIPQGSGGSGVLMGPDTQKEVELRLTPIDILHVSGDFGGSVGSGASGASGVSGSGGSGDLLVSSASGGSGDIVLISGVSEELHISGGSGEFLVSGDLLISGDLWGSGDLSGSGDTMGSATSGASGDLGSGGSGISIELPLGSGGSGDQSGSGFSGDLLISGASGSSGVSGDSDESGFSGITLISGEEELPLIPDTIPHEASGASGEFSGASGTSGASGDFGGSGDLGVSGESGTSGVSGSGDAEVPDVTLVPDVDKEEGLLPTTPETPQEGTGGVDESGSSDLPEPDEPEKPDEPEVDRRGMPTCLLCTCLGGSVYCDDLKLDSVPPLPKDTTHFYARYNRITKINKSDFAFMNKLKRIDLTANEITSIDEKAFLGLPELEELVIRENHISQLPALPETMTLIDASHNNIGSKGIHKEAFKDMTALLYLYLTDNHIDYIPVPLPDSLRSLHLQRNNIQMMHEDTFCNLRDFNYIRNALEDIRLDGNPINLSRTPQAYICLPRIPIGDLI, encoded by the exons ATGAGGATGCTCGTGCGGCTCGTGTTGGGACTCTTCGTCCTCAAAGCGGTGGTGGCCAGCCCCAGATTTTCCCGACAAGTGGACTTGGACACATACGACAGTGCCAACTATGATGTGGATCGAGACAATTTAAATTTAGAGAACCAGGATATCTATGACTATGAAGATGAGCTGACAATCGATGATCCTCAG ATAGAGATTGGAACACTGGCCCCACCTGACTATAACTATCCTGTACCTGAGGCCTCAGTGGAGGAACAGGAAGaacaagaagaggaggaggaagagttgCCCCTAACACCCCAGCTTATCCCTCAGGGTTCAGGGGGATCTGGGGTTCTCATGGGCCCAGACACACAGAAAG AGGTGGAGCTGCGTCTGACGCCCATTGACATCCTTCATGTCTCCGGGGATTTTGGGGGCTCCGTAGGGTCTGGGGCCTCAGGAGCTTCTGGGGTTTCTGGGTCTGGAGGCTCAGGAGACCTACTGGTCTCCAGCGCCTCTGGGGGTTCTGGTGATATTGTCTTGATCTCCGGAGTTTCTGAGGAACTCCACATCTCAGGGGGATCTGGGGAGTTCTTGGTATCTGGGGATCTCTTGATATCTGGGGATCTCTGGGGATCTGGGGATCTGTCTGGATCTGGGGATACCATGGGATCCGCAACTTCCGGAGCCTCTGGGGACCTTGGCTCTGGAGGATCTGGTATTTCTATTGAACTCCCCCTGGGCTCTGGAGGGTCTGGGGACCAGTCTGGTTCTGGGTTCTCCGGAGATCTCCTGATCTCAGGGGCCTCTGGAAGCTCTGGGGTTTCTGGGGACTCTGATGAGTCTGGGTTCTCAGGGATAACATTGATATCTGGAG AGGAGGAGCTGCCCCTCATTCCCGACACTATCCCTCATGAGGCATCGGGTGCTTCTGGGGAGTTCTCAGGAGCTTCAGGAACCTCAGGGGCCTCAGGGGATTTCGGAGGCTCTGGAGACTTAGGGGTCTCCGGAGAGTCAGGGACTTCTGGTGTCTCTGGTTCTGGAGACGCCGAGGTCCCTGACGTAACTCTGGTCCCTGACGTTGATAAAG AGGAGGGGCTGCTTCCGACCACACCAGAAACCCCTCAGGAGGGTACTGGCGGTGTAGATGAGTCAGGGAGCTCTGACCTGCCAGAGCCTGATGAGCCCGAAAAGCCTGATGAGCCTGAGGTTGACAGGCGAG GTATGCCCACTTGCTTGCTGTGCACGTGCCTTGGTGGTTCGGTCTACTGTGATGACTTGAAGCTGGATAGTGTACCACCTCTCCCGAAAGACACCACTCACTTCTATGCCCGCTACAACAGAATCACCAAGATCAACAAGTCTGACTTTGCGTTCATGA ACAAGCTTAAGAGGATCGACTTAACCGCCAATGAGATAACGTCCATCgatgaaaaagcatttttggGTCTACctgagctggaggagctggTGATTCGAGAAAATCACATCTCACAGCTGCCTGCTCTCCCAGAAACCATGACCCTGATCGATGCCAGCCACAACAACATTGGCAGCAAGGGTATTCACAAAGAGGCGTTTAAA GATATGACTGCCTTGCTGTACCTGTACCTAACAGACAACCACATTGACTACATCCCTGTGCCTCTACCAGACAGCCTGCGATCTCTACACCTACAG CGTAACAATATTCAAATGATGCACGAGGACACGTTCTGCAACCTGAGAGATTTCAACTACATCAGGAATGCACTGGAGGACATCCGTCTGGACGGCAACCCCATCAACCTCAGCAGGACCCCACAGGCCTACATCTGCCTGCCCCGTATACCCATCGGGGATCTCATTtaa
- the si:dkeyp-38g8.5 gene encoding caldesmon — protein sequence MEYEDHAYTSTTYDKVNPVEFTYKMSSKETEDFVKLRISNIFLFSGRRNTSMWAWRAILKHMGLQHKMTHSQASKKWENMKKRYKELKSPPEGVKVFPETWPHFTLMDDAMEGRLEGSAPILKVFPSDKDNSDFLPISKPKKRRVSMAISSPTALVAGGPEIEVSLNGDGEVGEETVQEGSLEIDRIMQEVEDEKSTMDSERQAMEREKRVMDRERLVLQRERAVLDREIAALDRDRASLERERAMIEREKSVMERERAMVEKDRDAVSRERLALEREKARLGRLSASKERLEEVTEDSSKVKDSDIVERKERFLNLFEKLIENF from the exons ATGGAGTATGAGGATCACGCTTACACGAGCACCACTTATGACAAAGTCAACCCCGTGGAGTTCACTTATAAAA TGAGTTCTAAGGAAACTGAAGACTTTGTAAAGCTGAGGATttcaaatattttccttttctctggAAGAAGAAATACTTCCATGTGGGCATGGAG GGCCATCCTAAAACATATGGGTTTGCAACACAAGATGACCCATAGTCAAGCATCCAAAAAATGGGAAAACATGAAGAAGAGATACAAG GAGCTAAAGAGCCCTCCAGAAGGGGTAAAAGTCTTCCCTGAAACGTGGCCTCATTTCACTCTGATGGATGACGCCATGGAAGGTCGGTTGGAAGGCAGCGCCCCCATCCTCAAAGTCTTCCCCAGCGACAAAGACAACAGCGATTTCTTACCCATCTCCAAACCCAAGAAGAGGAGGGTATCCATGGCAATATCCTCTCCCACAGCTTTGGTAGCAGGTGGGCCGGAGATCGAGGTTTCACTGAATGGAGATGGGGAAGTGGGGGAAGAGACGGTGCAGGAGGGAAGCCTAGAGATAGATCGCATCATGCAAGAGGTGGAGGACGAGAAGAGCACGATGGACAGTGAAAGACAGGCAATGGAAAGGGAGAAACGGGTGATGGACAGGGAGCGGCTGGTTCTGCAAAGGGAGAGAGCAGTGCTGGATAGGGAGATCGCCGCTTTGGACCGAGACCGAGCCtcgctggagagagagagggcgatgatagagagagaaaagtcagtgatggagagggagagggcaATGGTGGAAAAGGACAGAGACGCTGTGAGCAGGGAACGGCTGGCTTTGGAGCGAGAGAAAGCCAGGCTGGGGAGACTTTCTGCATCCAAAGAAAGGTTGGAGGAGGTTACAGAAGACAGCAGCAAGGTGAAAGACTCAGATATTGTGGAGAGGAAAGAGCGGTTCCTCAACTTGTTTGAAAAACTTATTGAAAATTTTTGA